In Leclercia pneumoniae, the genomic window CAGCACTATATGGCTCAGGCGGTGGAAGTGCTGGCCACCCTGACCCAGCGCTGGCGCGACCTGCCGGCAGACTCGCTGCAGGCCGCCGAGGCGCGTAAACAGCTGCAGCAGCAGAGTAACCTGATTGCCAATCTGCTGACCGAAGCGCAGGAGCTGGAGATCGGTTTAACCCGCGAAGAGGAGCCTGCCCGTCAGGCACGGGATGAGGCCAACGACGAGTATGAAAAATACCGCGAACAGCATCACGAAGCCGAAGTGCGGCTGCGTAAGGGTAAGGACTTATCAGAAGAGGATAAGAACGAGTTAAAACGCCTCTGGCGTCAGGCCAGTAAGCTCTGCCATCCGGATCTGGTGGCGGACGACCTGAAAGAAGAGGCGAATGCCATGATGGTGCAGCTCAATCAGGCTAAACAGCGGGGTGACGTGAAAGCCATCCGTTCGCTGGTGGCGCGCCTGCAGCAGGGCTTTGAGCCACTGATGGCCAGCGACAGACTGAACGATCTAGAACGTATCCGCAAAAAGATGAACCAGGTGCGCGAGCAAATCGACACGCTGGTGAACGAGCTGGCAGAGCTGGAAAAAGAGGAGTCCTGGCTGCTGGTCTCTTCCCTGAGCAATATGGAGGCCTACTTCGCCCAGCAGGAGAAAGCGCTGAACGACGTCCGCGCCTCGCTCGAACATCAGGTGAACGAAGCGCAGTTGGATTCAGCGGCCTGACTATTTTGCGTGCCAGTATGCGCTGGCACGCACCAGCTGTTGATCAAAGGCATCCGTTTCAAACTGGCGGCTCAGGTTTTTCACCATCTTCCCTTCCCCGGTCAGCCAGATAAAGTAATCCGCCGCGGGCACGCTTAAGGTCGCCAGCGTGTCGGCAACCGCCTGCTCGTTATGCCCCACTACCCAGTGAATGTTAAACGCACTCAGGTGTGCCAGATACTCTTTATATGCTTCGTCACCCACCGTCACTACCGCGTGGATCTCCGGGCGTACCGGCAGCGCCGCAATGGCTTCAAGACGACGACGAAGGGCCGGCATGCCCGATTCATCGCACACGTACAGCTGCCAGGCATAATCTTCCGGCACAACCAACGAACCGCGCGGGCCGCCGATGGTCAGCTTATCGCCCACTTTGGCCTGCGCCGCCCAGTCGCTGGCGAGACCGCGTTCGTGAATGAAGAAATCGAGCGCCAGTTCATGGCGCGCCGCATCGTACAGGGGGGTGTAATCGCGCGCCTGCGGGCGCACGCCCTCGCCCCAGTCGATTCCCTCTTCCGTGACGACCGGCGGCACAAAGGTCGTCCCCGGCTCAGGGAAAAAGACTTTGGTATGGTCGTCAAAACCGCGTGAGCTAAAGCCTTCCAGCGCCTCGCCGCCTAAAACAATGCGCTGAAATCCGCCGCTGATGCGCTCCACGCGCAGCACATCCAGTTCGCGAAAACGCAGCGCATTGCGCACGCGTTGTGGGTATCTGGTCGATGTCATTTTTCTGCCTTCGTGATGATTTACGATATATCTAAATTAATTTTAAATGATAATGATTGCTAATAACCAGGATTGCAAGTTTTTTTTGATAGCCTTTTACTTCTCCCTGCCACGAATCCATAGCCATAAAATAAATCTTTTTAATCATTTAGTTAGAAACAAATTGGCGTAAACATTTGCAAACCAGAACAATTTAGATATAAATTAGATATATCAAAATAAGGAGCCAACTCTATGCGACACGCACA contains:
- a CDS encoding siderophore-interacting protein — encoded protein: MTSTRYPQRVRNALRFRELDVLRVERISGGFQRIVLGGEALEGFSSRGFDDHTKVFFPEPGTTFVPPVVTEEGIDWGEGVRPQARDYTPLYDAARHELALDFFIHERGLASDWAAQAKVGDKLTIGGPRGSLVVPEDYAWQLYVCDESGMPALRRRLEAIAALPVRPEIHAVVTVGDEAYKEYLAHLSAFNIHWVVGHNEQAVADTLATLSVPAADYFIWLTGEGKMVKNLSRQFETDAFDQQLVRASAYWHAK
- a CDS encoding DNA repair protein, giving the protein MSTPIKRLEIIKNAIELEDDDIILSQLARLKSEAFDDELQAIVVALEQKNYTAAMAAITAWLQSQRAVTPWRDPQLAASKLELKALEERLRDLIDRRNARVQQLDEFNDSYFSRLGPLMTQILALRKTLAELNLRRQQAEARRREEDYRRCQHYMAQAVEVLATLTQRWRDLPADSLQAAEARKQLQQQSNLIANLLTEAQELEIGLTREEEPARQARDEANDEYEKYREQHHEAEVRLRKGKDLSEEDKNELKRLWRQASKLCHPDLVADDLKEEANAMMVQLNQAKQRGDVKAIRSLVARLQQGFEPLMASDRLNDLERIRKKMNQVREQIDTLVNELAELEKEESWLLVSSLSNMEAYFAQQEKALNDVRASLEHQVNEAQLDSAA